One segment of Ureibacillus thermophilus DNA contains the following:
- a CDS encoding DUF6063 family protein has protein sequence MNYSEQTVLQAFRLYTKLARDGVLGKEAVQIYNADEDVRALLELFSQEVHCAIIKTSEELFLVPEPKLSPFHVSNEWIKRKYLRSGATNADMYLLYFCILVLFGSFYDSYQSPHPTRQFIGMDEWIRLIQERIDHLKSHDEEQLKTSEKEFSYNWSAIIEKWDDMDDIKETAKRQSGNTISRMSFLHMVAKFLSDQQLIREIGNNEITLTEKAMTIIQRFFMAVEYNKGIFEFLYGFDKEGQHAGHQ, from the coding sequence ATGAACTATTCTGAACAAACGGTGTTGCAAGCCTTTCGACTATATACGAAGCTGGCAAGGGACGGGGTTTTGGGCAAAGAGGCCGTTCAAATCTATAATGCCGATGAAGATGTGCGCGCCCTTCTTGAATTGTTCAGCCAGGAAGTGCATTGCGCAATAATCAAAACGAGTGAAGAACTGTTTCTCGTTCCTGAACCGAAGCTGTCTCCATTCCATGTAAGCAATGAGTGGATTAAACGGAAATATTTGCGTTCCGGTGCGACGAATGCGGATATGTATCTTCTTTATTTTTGCATACTTGTTCTTTTCGGCAGTTTTTATGATTCCTATCAAAGTCCGCATCCCACAAGGCAATTTATCGGCATGGATGAATGGATCCGGCTGATTCAGGAGCGGATTGATCATTTAAAATCCCATGATGAGGAACAATTAAAAACATCAGAAAAAGAGTTTTCTTACAATTGGAGCGCCATCATCGAAAAATGGGATGATATGGATGATATTAAGGAAACCGCTAAGCGGCAATCAGGAAATACGATTAGCCGAATGAGCTTCCTGCATATGGTTGCAAAGTTTTTGAGCGACCAACAGTTGATCCGGGAAATCGGGAATAATGAAATCACCTTGACGGAAAAAGCGATGACCATCATCCAGCGATTTTTCATGGCAGTGGAATATAACAAAGGGATTTTTGAGTTTCTTTACGGTTTTGATAAGGAGGGACAACATGCCGGCCATCAATAA
- a CDS encoding replicative DNA helicase, whose amino-acid sequence MEQMDMQALLSGYRDRIRRIALFEPLNELDRKRDVDLNGTKIDMKGLGLLTLLFFFEQKLMRNQRTGVKELAFFLKEATKEVYMLKEETYEELARSLIQNFRPTHGKKRSYGYFDWEEKAEETIEYSILKANDFDAGTNTQFYTLDEDGLELIFATKEFYSEFQISINQLILRKQLEKGEFKGALRQINEMRVAVETLQERIVKLKHEIQRSIVSEETFERYKELLDDIFQRLEREDEEFKELREFVKETRERLFAENIHQKEQKTYQYILQINRELEKVHYEHSELLNQTLHLKNTTLITAQESLYYTGMHSFNFDQDIVSLIVSTPLPLDAMKGVLHPFLKVEENEFWSPLAVLEEQNIVEDRKVKVEYHFYEVDDENSFNSYKQWISEKYKELMEHFLKAYEENSGNTLSEFISYLERNLLENLFQMRYFYDFWIVLHQRSPIQAGTDDEESRTVFDEAFRLLGKRKLIVTEDKAIIQKVDRYSISEMNIKLEDEDELF is encoded by the coding sequence TTGGAACAGATGGATATGCAAGCGTTATTAAGCGGATATAGAGATCGGATCCGGCGCATCGCCCTGTTTGAACCATTGAATGAACTGGATCGGAAAAGGGATGTTGATTTAAATGGGACGAAGATTGATATGAAAGGGCTTGGCCTCCTCACTTTGCTTTTTTTCTTTGAACAGAAGTTGATGCGAAATCAAAGGACAGGTGTCAAAGAGTTGGCTTTCTTTTTAAAAGAAGCCACGAAAGAAGTGTATATGCTGAAAGAGGAAACCTATGAAGAACTGGCCAGATCCTTGATTCAAAATTTCCGCCCGACCCACGGAAAAAAACGCAGCTACGGTTATTTTGATTGGGAGGAAAAGGCGGAGGAGACCATTGAATATTCCATTTTGAAGGCGAACGATTTTGATGCCGGAACGAATACCCAATTCTACACATTGGATGAAGATGGATTGGAATTGATTTTTGCAACTAAGGAGTTTTACAGTGAGTTTCAAATTTCCATCAACCAATTGATTTTACGGAAACAGCTGGAAAAGGGGGAATTTAAGGGGGCACTTCGGCAAATCAATGAAATGCGGGTGGCCGTCGAGACGTTGCAGGAACGCATTGTCAAATTGAAGCATGAAATCCAGCGAAGCATTGTGTCCGAAGAAACGTTTGAGCGGTATAAAGAGCTGCTTGATGATATTTTTCAGAGGCTGGAACGGGAAGATGAAGAATTCAAAGAATTGAGGGAGTTTGTCAAAGAAACGAGGGAACGATTGTTTGCCGAAAATATTCATCAAAAGGAGCAGAAAACGTATCAATACATTTTGCAGATCAACAGGGAATTGGAGAAAGTGCACTATGAACATTCCGAGCTTCTGAATCAGACGCTCCATTTGAAAAACACGACTTTGATTACAGCCCAGGAGTCGCTTTATTATACGGGCATGCATTCCTTTAACTTCGACCAAGATATCGTGTCTCTCATTGTGTCCACCCCTTTGCCGTTGGATGCGATGAAAGGCGTTCTCCATCCTTTCTTGAAAGTGGAAGAAAATGAATTTTGGTCGCCGCTTGCTGTTTTGGAAGAGCAGAATATTGTAGAAGACCGGAAAGTGAAGGTGGAATATCACTTTTATGAAGTGGATGACGAAAACAGCTTCAATTCATATAAACAATGGATTTCAGAAAAATATAAAGAGCTGATGGAACATTTTCTGAAGGCTTATGAAGAAAATAGCGGCAATACGTTATCCGAGTTCATATCCTATCTCGAAAGAAATCTATTGGAGAATCTATTCCAAATGCGGTATTTCTACGATTTTTGGATTGTTCTCCACCAACGTTCGCCTATTCAAGCGGGAACGGATGATGAAGAAAGCAGAACGGTTTTTGATGAGGCCTTTCGATTATTGGGAAAACGCAAATTAATCGTTACGGAAGATAAAGCGATCATTCAAAAAGTAGATCGCTATTCCATCAGCGAAATGAACATAAAGTTGGAGGATGAAGATGAACTATTCTGA
- a CDS encoding Wadjet anti-phage system protein JetD domain-containing protein, which yields MDEIYRALNGYPKRMIGLSALEVIMGNFFHTYEEYAGFILKLEQEGILEMVKSKGRTTRNPSLAFQYRINKSLLQTGFHQEIQHYRNKFHPSINLDEYYKKDPSIWRHDLPYLIKIDEYIKTFGFPEESVPAPERSFELVQDEKWLTEKGGKELLERIGLFHSFNIIPVSDPLMFAIHPNLVSKETQFHLIVENKTTYQGLLPALPSTEFSTLIYGSGKKIIHSIEQFRDQYPVNAQHHFFYFGDIDREGVSIWHSLNQKIKAHLALPFYKACLEKQPIAGKEYQRQYTEAQEKFISQFPQKEQEQLAMMFSQGKYYPQEILKSKELQEIWRGSDWNRWICKRY from the coding sequence GTGGATGAAATTTACCGCGCACTTAATGGCTATCCGAAAAGAATGATAGGATTATCCGCATTGGAAGTAATCATGGGGAATTTCTTTCATACATACGAAGAATATGCCGGCTTTATTTTGAAGCTGGAACAGGAAGGCATTTTGGAGATGGTGAAGTCTAAAGGAAGAACGACAAGAAATCCATCGCTCGCCTTTCAGTACCGGATCAATAAAAGTCTGCTTCAAACCGGTTTCCATCAAGAGATTCAACATTATCGCAACAAGTTCCATCCATCCATAAACCTTGATGAATATTACAAAAAAGATCCTTCCATTTGGCGGCACGATCTTCCTTATCTCATCAAAATCGATGAATACATAAAAACATTTGGTTTTCCGGAAGAGTCCGTTCCTGCACCGGAGCGCAGTTTTGAACTGGTCCAGGATGAAAAATGGCTCACTGAAAAAGGGGGAAAAGAGCTGCTGGAGCGTATCGGACTCTTCCATTCTTTTAACATCATCCCTGTTTCCGACCCGTTGATGTTTGCCATCCATCCCAATCTGGTATCAAAAGAGACACAGTTTCACCTCATTGTTGAAAATAAAACGACTTATCAAGGTCTGCTTCCGGCTTTGCCATCCACTGAATTTTCCACATTGATTTACGGAAGTGGGAAGAAAATCATCCATAGCATCGAACAGTTCCGGGATCAATATCCGGTCAACGCCCAGCATCATTTTTTCTATTTCGGCGACATTGACCGGGAAGGAGTGTCCATTTGGCATTCGTTGAACCAAAAAATCAAAGCCCATTTGGCATTGCCATTCTATAAAGCTTGTCTTGAAAAACAGCCGATCGCCGGAAAAGAATATCAAAGACAATATACTGAAGCTCAAGAAAAATTCATTAGCCAATTTCCGCAAAAGGAGCAAGAACAACTGGCGATGATGTTTTCGCAAGGGAAGTATTACCCGCAGGAAATCTTAAAATCAAAAGAATTGCAGGAAATTTGGAGGGGATCCGATTGGAACAGATGGATATGCAAGCGTTATTAA
- a CDS encoding DUF5367 family protein gives MYFLIWGFLVWLGATLIFRFFGHFFFHPENALLLLLSYLLVVPVIALLTYPLYKLKDLTKEERLKAAMFIALPGMFIDTVVLVIFPDVFTNLPVQSDRYFGSWLLWAYSLILITGLPLKKREGGDK, from the coding sequence GTGTATTTTCTTATTTGGGGATTTCTTGTCTGGTTAGGAGCAACCCTCATTTTCCGGTTTTTTGGCCATTTTTTCTTCCATCCAGAAAACGCTTTACTTCTTCTTTTGTCCTATCTGCTTGTTGTTCCGGTCATTGCTTTATTAACCTATCCGCTGTACAAGCTTAAAGACTTGACAAAAGAGGAACGTTTAAAAGCCGCTATGTTTATCGCGCTTCCCGGCATGTTCATTGATACGGTTGTGTTAGTGATCTTTCCAGATGTGTTTACGAATTTACCTGTGCAATCCGATCGGTATTTTGGATCTTGGTTATTATGGGCGTACAGTTTAATTTTGATAACGGGTCTTCCGTTAAAAAAGCGAGAGGGAGGTGACAAATGA
- a CDS encoding erythromycin esterase family protein, producing the protein MTTLFVNEVKNQSINIGDMGRYHFEFLQPILKHKRFVFLGESSHCVKEYSLAKVSLIKYLHEELGFHVLAFESELGPCMIGDYLSDQLDSKRFMAGTIGRVWQNEFVLGLFDYMKKMKQERPLYFTGVDVYQGKKENLFSEFLESYLTGPTKQKFVDFEKRAIEVLIAADKRKIKRSMRQNIREEMESKGMELIEELKQHCFPDSKIYKIVLRTMENRVNYLKVTLEKSFSKLFEYRDALMAKNLEFLVREIYPNEKFIIWAHNMHISKNTSAKRLSAYKSFVENLSQTIKEKSFVLGLYAKEGKMLDYTGKEYPIKKTNKKHLESLLDHSPYQNSFIQCNGNWAQKKWRAYEGGGMPTSFVPAQQYDGILFFKYVSPAYFDVEE; encoded by the coding sequence ATGACTACTTTATTTGTAAACGAAGTCAAAAATCAAAGTATCAATATAGGGGATATGGGCCGCTATCATTTTGAGTTTCTTCAGCCGATTTTGAAACATAAACGCTTTGTCTTCCTTGGGGAGAGCAGCCATTGCGTCAAAGAATACAGTCTAGCAAAAGTAAGCCTGATTAAATATCTTCATGAAGAATTGGGGTTTCATGTACTTGCCTTTGAAAGCGAATTGGGGCCATGTATGATTGGCGATTATCTGTCTGATCAACTTGATTCTAAACGTTTTATGGCGGGTACCATTGGGCGTGTGTGGCAAAATGAATTTGTCCTCGGATTATTTGACTATATGAAAAAAATGAAGCAGGAGCGGCCGCTGTATTTTACTGGTGTGGATGTTTATCAAGGAAAAAAGGAGAATTTGTTTTCGGAATTCCTCGAGTCTTATTTAACGGGTCCGACCAAACAGAAGTTTGTCGATTTTGAAAAGCGGGCGATCGAGGTTTTGATTGCAGCCGATAAACGGAAAATCAAGCGTTCAATGCGCCAAAATATAAGGGAAGAGATGGAAAGTAAGGGCATGGAATTGATTGAGGAACTCAAACAGCATTGTTTTCCGGACAGCAAGATTTATAAAATTGTCCTCCGTACGATGGAAAATAGAGTAAATTATTTGAAAGTAACTTTAGAAAAAAGTTTCTCGAAACTTTTTGAGTATCGGGATGCATTAATGGCAAAAAACCTAGAATTTTTAGTACGGGAAATATACCCAAATGAAAAATTTATCATTTGGGCACATAACATGCATATTAGCAAAAATACTTCCGCCAAGCGCCTGTCTGCCTATAAATCGTTTGTGGAAAACCTCTCCCAAACGATTAAGGAGAAAAGTTTTGTATTGGGGTTGTATGCAAAGGAAGGCAAAATGTTGGATTATACAGGTAAGGAATATCCAATAAAAAAAACGAATAAAAAACATTTGGAAAGCCTTCTTGACCATTCCCCTTATCAAAATAGTTTTATTCAGTGCAATGGAAACTGGGCACAGAAAAAGTGGCGGGCCTATGAAGGCGGGGGAATGCCTACTTCCTTTGTACCTGCACAACAATATGATGGGATTTTATTTTTTAAATATGTTTCCCCGGCTTACTTTGACGTTGAAGAATAG
- a CDS encoding MFS transporter has product MTETVNEQRHRGLKQVFAVSIGLFLVFLDSTVVNIAIPNIIDDYKIDLSKASWIINGFVLTLAVLLVTLGKMADMLGRVRTFLWGVIIFAVSSFLCGIAPTVDSLIIFRILQGIGGAMVIPTSMMLVRTAVPPEKMGLAMGIWGAVGAMAVAIGPSLGGLITEYIHWRWVFYINVPIVLLAFPFIYLAIRVQNEPIHKFKLDPLGILLMSLSLFFLTYAILQGEEIGWTSHKIFLYFIISVVSGALFLFVETKVKNPILDFSIFKNRLYVSGLVSNFLGGILLMGTLILLPIFLIRVKEFSTLEASFAITPLSGVILIVAPIIGRVIDKIGYLIPMLIGYIISVIGLILLINIDTDVSVLNLISFLAILGTGLGIIMITSVTVCTAAVSQTQISLSSGIFAMVRNMGGAVGVALFVSLTLSFLNHYSANVVDEGVMIVKKSNIPEEVKNSIQEVLMKQRDTFFEEKNNDKVLELDEESKQLLAKNIEKETLAKIPKGTPMSPEMQKKIKEQVKQQLINIDQNVANIKKQIEDISKEYVAKSMAKAFFSGIILCFLSSLSLPFLSKKFSLSHSREVDI; this is encoded by the coding sequence ATGACTGAAACTGTAAACGAACAACGGCACAGAGGATTAAAACAAGTGTTTGCAGTAAGCATTGGGCTTTTTCTTGTGTTTTTAGATAGTACTGTAGTAAATATCGCTATTCCTAATATTATTGATGATTACAAAATTGACCTAAGTAAAGCCTCATGGATCATAAACGGGTTTGTTCTTACACTTGCAGTATTATTAGTTACTCTCGGTAAAATGGCTGATATGTTAGGGCGTGTTCGCACTTTTTTGTGGGGAGTCATCATTTTTGCGGTTAGCTCGTTTTTATGTGGAATTGCACCGACGGTAGATTCTCTTATTATTTTTCGAATTTTGCAAGGAATAGGCGGAGCAATGGTCATCCCTACAAGTATGATGCTAGTTAGAACAGCTGTTCCTCCAGAAAAAATGGGATTAGCAATGGGAATTTGGGGAGCTGTAGGTGCTATGGCGGTTGCTATCGGCCCGAGCTTAGGAGGACTTATTACAGAGTATATTCACTGGAGATGGGTGTTTTATATTAATGTCCCCATTGTGTTATTGGCATTTCCGTTCATATATCTTGCTATTCGAGTACAAAATGAGCCCATTCATAAATTTAAACTCGATCCATTGGGAATTTTGTTGATGAGCTTGAGTTTGTTTTTTCTTACGTATGCCATTTTGCAAGGGGAAGAAATTGGATGGACATCTCATAAAATCTTTCTTTATTTTATAATTAGTGTTGTTAGCGGAGCCCTATTTCTTTTTGTTGAAACAAAAGTAAAAAACCCTATTCTCGATTTTTCCATTTTTAAGAATCGTTTGTATGTTTCAGGATTAGTTTCAAATTTTCTCGGCGGTATATTATTAATGGGAACATTAATTTTACTTCCTATATTTCTCATTAGAGTTAAGGAATTCAGTACATTAGAAGCTTCATTTGCAATTACCCCCCTTTCCGGAGTTATACTCATCGTAGCACCAATTATTGGGAGAGTAATCGATAAAATTGGCTATCTTATTCCTATGTTAATAGGGTATATAATAAGTGTTATTGGTTTGATTTTGCTTATAAATATTGATACGGATGTAAGTGTTTTAAATTTAATTTCATTTCTTGCTATTTTAGGGACGGGTTTAGGGATTATTATGATTACCAGTGTTACAGTATGCACGGCCGCCGTTTCTCAAACTCAAATTTCTTTAAGTTCAGGTATTTTTGCGATGGTTCGGAATATGGGAGGAGCGGTTGGAGTAGCTTTGTTTGTGTCTTTAACATTAAGCTTTCTAAATCATTATTCCGCTAACGTAGTCGATGAAGGAGTAATGATCGTAAAAAAATCAAACATTCCTGAAGAAGTAAAAAATTCTATTCAGGAAGTTTTAATGAAACAAAGAGATACTTTTTTTGAGGAAAAAAATAACGATAAAGTGTTGGAGCTAGATGAGGAAAGTAAGCAATTACTTGCGAAAAATATTGAAAAAGAGACACTGGCGAAGATTCCAAAGGGAACACCAATGTCTCCAGAAATGCAAAAGAAAATCAAAGAACAAGTGAAGCAACAGTTGATCAATATAGACCAAAACGTTGCTAACATAAAAAAACAAATAGAAGACATATCTAAAGAGTATGTAGCAAAATCCATGGCAAAAGCATTTTTTAGCGGGATTATTTTGTGTTTCCTTTCGAGTTTATCGTTACCTTTCTTGTCTAAAAAGTTTTCATTAAGTCATAGTAGAGAAGTCGATATATGA
- a CDS encoding acyl-CoA dehydrogenase family protein — protein sequence MPKLMGLRGNNSAPIEMKDCRIESKALIGNEGDGFKISREKLLPMGQLGISALQVGIAKAIYRESVEYVKNRFYSHNEKNLASFQSIQQIIAEMKIECDRAERSLEYMACQMEKGKLDMITLLEIKIIACEAVLKLANLCLKVCGGHAYSARSPLERYIRDSKAGTVLGPTPELLKELIGKIILDIPASI from the coding sequence ATGCCGAAATTAATGGGGTTACGTGGCAATAATAGCGCCCCTATAGAAATGAAGGATTGTCGAATAGAAAGCAAAGCTTTAATCGGTAATGAAGGAGACGGATTTAAAATTTCTCGCGAAAAATTGTTACCTATGGGACAGTTAGGGATTTCAGCTTTACAAGTTGGTATAGCAAAAGCTATTTATCGTGAATCAGTAGAGTATGTAAAAAATCGATTCTATAGTCATAACGAAAAGAATCTAGCATCTTTTCAAAGTATACAACAAATTATTGCGGAAATGAAGATTGAATGCGACCGGGCAGAACGATCCTTGGAATATATGGCTTGTCAAATGGAGAAAGGAAAGCTAGATATGATAACTTTGTTAGAAATTAAAATAATTGCTTGTGAAGCTGTGCTTAAGTTGGCGAATTTGTGTTTGAAGGTTTGTGGAGGTCATGCCTATTCCGCCCGCTCTCCTCTCGAAAGATATATAAGGGACAGTAAAGCAGGGACAGTGTTAGGACCAACTCCAGAGTTGTTAAAGGAACTTATTGGGAAAATAATATTGGATATTCCGGCTAGCATTTAA
- a CDS encoding MMPL family transporter, with the protein MFKSLGKMTYVYRWIILALWGIASFLLILYAFKLPDVLSGDGFEMKGSYAKVQKIAKEEFNLPNNSVIVLFEKEEKVKEEAFRQFILKKLESVQNVEGLVSLISPYDQEGQLKGSVAFAVLGFDREFNDMGDILNELKMKLKSEDGIHIRLTGPALINEDMNKASQEDLKKAEMIGIPIALIVLLIAFGSFVAASVPIVIGLLAVGCSMGTLYFIGQQKELSIFTLNIVPMIGLALGIDFALLFISRFREELKSRDVKEAIVVTAQTAGRAILFSALCVILGLASMLVIDVEIFKTVAISGAVIVIFSLVIALTFLPALLSVIGRNINKLQVLEIKGSGEGVWHRFSKFVMNRAGILSLISFGILLFCSIPISNMKLSIPDATALPKEYDTRIAYEIYEKEFLGENHSEVLMIVRTKENDILEKESLRQLENLLQDLKKEEIVASVDSIFSIMGDLHYQQLYMLLHNDETKKKIAPFINKLVKGNQTIFTVHLNVDFDSEEAKEFVKRWEKNDGQIEVLLGGLPKFNQEIHDEISENFKYSLLIVFVSTFIILVLAFRSIVIPLKAIVMNIMSLMASFGLLVWIFQEGHFGFEPVPAIALMIPVFVFGVVFGLSMDYEVFLLSKIQEIYLKTNDNDRATIEGLSSTSRVITFAALIMIIVTGAFAFTGIVPVKQMGLGIALAIFIDATVVRLLLVPSLMKLMGDINWWAPKFLKKLQRANVFHEY; encoded by the coding sequence ATGTTTAAAAGCTTAGGTAAGATGACATATGTCTATCGCTGGATTATATTAGCTTTATGGGGAATCGCTTCATTTTTACTTATTTTATATGCATTTAAACTCCCGGATGTGCTCAGTGGCGATGGGTTTGAGATGAAAGGTTCTTATGCAAAAGTCCAAAAAATAGCGAAAGAGGAATTTAATCTTCCTAATAATAGCGTTATTGTTTTATTCGAAAAGGAAGAAAAAGTAAAGGAGGAGGCGTTTAGGCAGTTTATACTAAAAAAGCTGGAAAGTGTTCAAAATGTAGAGGGATTAGTTAGTCTTATATCTCCTTATGATCAAGAAGGGCAGTTAAAAGGCAGTGTAGCATTTGCTGTTTTGGGATTTGATCGGGAATTTAACGATATGGGGGATATACTCAATGAGTTAAAGATGAAGTTAAAAAGTGAGGATGGAATTCATATTCGTTTGACAGGACCGGCATTGATTAATGAGGATATGAATAAGGCAAGTCAAGAAGATTTGAAGAAAGCAGAAATGATTGGAATCCCGATTGCTTTAATTGTTTTATTAATCGCATTTGGGAGTTTTGTCGCGGCATCTGTTCCGATTGTGATTGGCTTACTTGCTGTTGGTTGTTCGATGGGAACTTTGTATTTCATCGGTCAGCAGAAAGAGTTATCCATCTTTACATTGAATATTGTTCCGATGATTGGATTGGCTTTAGGAATTGATTTTGCTTTGTTATTTATCAGTCGTTTTCGGGAAGAGCTAAAATCTAGGGATGTAAAGGAAGCAATTGTTGTTACAGCGCAAACTGCGGGGAGAGCTATCTTATTTTCGGCTTTATGCGTGATTTTAGGGTTAGCTAGCATGTTAGTTATTGATGTTGAAATTTTTAAGACAGTGGCCATCAGCGGAGCAGTGATTGTCATCTTCTCATTAGTCATAGCGCTGACATTTCTGCCTGCTCTTTTATCTGTAATAGGAAGAAATATTAACAAATTACAGGTTCTCGAGATTAAAGGAAGCGGAGAGGGTGTATGGCATCGATTTTCTAAGTTTGTCATGAATCGAGCAGGGATATTGTCGTTGATTAGCTTTGGAATTTTGCTTTTCTGTTCAATCCCTATTTCTAATATGAAACTGAGCATCCCTGATGCTACAGCGCTTCCAAAGGAATATGATACTAGGATAGCGTACGAAATTTACGAAAAAGAATTTTTGGGTGAAAATCATTCGGAAGTGCTAATGATCGTTCGCACGAAAGAAAATGATATACTTGAAAAAGAATCTCTTAGACAGCTGGAAAATTTGTTGCAAGATTTAAAGAAGGAAGAGATCGTGGCAAGTGTTGATTCTATCTTTTCAATCATGGGAGATTTACATTACCAACAACTTTATATGCTTCTGCACAATGATGAAACGAAGAAAAAAATAGCTCCTTTCATTAATAAATTAGTGAAAGGTAATCAAACGATTTTTACTGTTCATTTAAATGTTGATTTTGATTCGGAAGAAGCAAAAGAGTTTGTGAAGCGCTGGGAAAAAAATGACGGTCAGATTGAAGTGTTATTGGGAGGTTTACCAAAGTTTAACCAAGAAATTCATGATGAAATCTCCGAAAATTTCAAGTATAGTTTATTGATAGTTTTTGTATCTACATTTATTATTTTAGTTCTAGCATTTCGTTCGATTGTTATTCCTTTAAAAGCTATTGTGATGAATATCATGAGTTTAATGGCTTCATTTGGGCTTTTAGTATGGATTTTTCAAGAAGGACATTTTGGCTTTGAACCGGTTCCCGCTATCGCCCTTATGATTCCGGTCTTCGTTTTTGGAGTTGTCTTCGGTTTATCCATGGATTATGAAGTTTTCCTGTTGTCTAAAATTCAAGAAATCTACTTGAAGACGAATGACAATGATAGAGCTACAATCGAAGGCTTATCCTCGACTAGCAGGGTGATTACATTTGCAGCGCTGATTATGATTATCGTAACAGGAGCATTTGCGTTTACAGGTATTGTTCCCGTCAAACAAATGGGGTTAGGAATAGCACTGGCTATTTTTATTGATGCTACAGTTGTTCGATTATTGCTTGTTCCATCGTTAATGAAGCTCATGGGAGATATAAATTGGTGGGCACCTAAGTTTTTAAAAAAGCTTCAACGAGCAAACGTTTTTCATGAATACTAA
- a CDS encoding 3-oxoacyl-[acyl-carrier-protein] synthase III C-terminal domain-containing protein — protein MFKVKIAGMGKAVGSLKVKSEELEEKMNVTSGWIVKATGIESRHYVDFENGENALTLGVKAAKQAIQNSGIDPEQIDCIIGANGSPLQAIPCGASLFQRELGLGDSGIPCFDVDTTCYSFGLALFVAANLIHNQVYNCILIISSDAPSPTLPKTSNEVRALFGDGAAAAIVTKSAKDEKSVLHYFKMQTYGSGANLTCVKGGGTLRHPNDPNTRMEDNLFQMDGRKVFRYAVRLLPDFFQDFFSESGICQSDVKYLFPHQTSKHGIDIFRKFGFHSEQIASHISTHGNCIAASLPMLLFDYIEDNKINRGDLVLLFGTSAGLSIGCVALTY, from the coding sequence ATGTTTAAAGTAAAAATTGCTGGAATGGGAAAAGCCGTTGGTTCACTGAAAGTAAAAAGTGAAGAATTAGAAGAAAAAATGAATGTTACGAGCGGTTGGATTGTTAAGGCAACAGGTATTGAGTCTAGACATTATGTTGATTTTGAAAATGGAGAAAATGCGTTAACATTAGGTGTAAAAGCTGCTAAGCAGGCAATCCAAAATAGCGGAATTGATCCGGAGCAGATTGATTGTATAATTGGTGCGAATGGTTCTCCATTACAGGCCATTCCGTGCGGAGCTAGTTTATTTCAGCGAGAATTAGGTTTGGGCGATTCAGGGATTCCGTGTTTTGATGTTGATACGACGTGTTATAGTTTCGGATTAGCTTTATTTGTGGCGGCTAATCTTATTCATAATCAAGTCTACAATTGCATCTTAATCATCAGTTCAGATGCTCCAAGTCCAACATTGCCAAAAACTTCTAATGAGGTAAGAGCTCTGTTTGGAGATGGGGCTGCTGCTGCGATTGTCACCAAATCTGCAAAAGATGAAAAAAGCGTTCTTCATTATTTCAAAATGCAAACTTATGGTTCAGGGGCAAATTTGACATGTGTGAAAGGAGGAGGTACGTTAAGACACCCTAATGATCCAAATACGAGAATGGAAGATAATTTGTTTCAGATGGATGGCAGAAAAGTGTTTAGGTATGCAGTTCGTTTGCTTCCTGATTTTTTTCAAGATTTTTTTTCTGAAAGTGGTATATGTCAAAGTGATGTTAAATATTTATTCCCTCATCAAACAAGCAAGCATGGAATAGACATTTTTAGAAAGTTTGGATTTCATTCAGAACAAATTGCCTCTCATATTTCTACACATGGGAACTGTATTGCAGCTTCTCTCCCAATGTTATTGTTTGACTATATAGAAGATAACAAGATTAATAGAGGAGATTTAGTGTTATTATTCGGAACTTCCGCCGGTTTATCTATAGGGTGTGTAGCCTTAACATATTAA